In Porites lutea chromosome 9, jaPorLute2.1, whole genome shotgun sequence, a single window of DNA contains:
- the LOC140948421 gene encoding protein pigeon-like has product MVDLQRTLCFDEDILPCLLKEREIYSGQKAEQENGIVMTDAATVKKRLQVHIVGQERDNALIVSWNDTSPGGSGSYKVTFFGLYEPFQHQLRILFIHDKKVTVVGASVNQERTLLAFTVTECYFGLVDNPSSPVIPAIYKSFIAEIRPQKRIYSLSIERHTFQRVQFLYGEYHGYGSNSKKESHMLFLHHNVAIGLYHIPMARSGDRGMFINGQPRVQQVTDKFFWAQWDSQYQRLYLVYPEYKNKHGLYVELDREDVTPDLIFTSYQFNERRSHFRVLNFPLPFPDVDLFSKTSHPEYIDVALAQTVSEKHLNMQVVFLPSKGSFYICLQHPVSGETTESQSSSGPSAEGHPSQLEYSVYVLHHGCLMHCVLPTVTLPTTDLQNYRLFFSSLNDYLMVFLPGRFMHLLNCSPEREPCHHIILQGDAVPKLSSTDVSSDEPRLLLYLNKEISTSLQTGPYIFDSMSGNAYKYNFDKAALADLFARTHMPSTRLAILHLAVIHLRDSNLIKKIFEHLSHDPASPECLDLLREYLVGSTYGTFRRELEREVITLIPFTCVDTYRGHLEKDINRKRIAQISCSFVKDNNIEFQGVKGKMKQGDFWTALLQNTKRLPPRFQLKVPNADLFEQESDSDEETEDAPPETSLVQSLYRRLSVSKRLSRAGSSESLSSHGSNKNRDSFDTTEQRRSVFEIKKQNLTIDRLASHLQNHLPREAKVKIQNIAIEYVKCQARQSEQLLRLFNQALEFTDNPFTLPLSMRGTMREVVYFQLVERYCTAVSVLNFPFSTGFRSSMTCLGFRCLDRRMFLQYVDNGVLHLTRKFISRLVEEFDGEREEEDFVFQIICRLKHDAAKDALLHWEHPFKARYLSQRIVEDLLMTDSPGGARENLDYSYSGARDATSNGRPASLSISSDGDSDVFRPLATLMSALKKGAAQIDKQSVVSNEDLDYIEMRALLETQRETVGSLGTIPF; this is encoded by the exons ATGGTTGACTTGCAGAGAACTTTGTGCTTTGATGAGGATATTTTACCATGCTTGTTAAAGGAAAGGGAAATATATAGTGGGCAAAAGGCAGAACAGGAAAATGGTATTGTTATGACAG ATGCAGCTACGGTGAAAAAGAGGCTTCAGGTTCACATTGTTGGACAGGAGAGAGATAATGCATTAATTGTATCTTGGAATGATACAAGTCCTGGTGGTTCT GGAAGCTATAAAGTgacattttttggactttatgAGCCTTTTCAGCACCAACTTAGG atCCTCTTTATTCATGACAAAAAAGTGACAGTGGTAGGGGCATCAGTGAACCAAGAGCGGACCCTCCTTG CGTTCACTGTTACAGAGTGTTACTTTGGATTGGTGGATAACCCATCCAGCCCGGTAATTCCTG CAATCTACAAGTCGTTTATAGCAGAAATTCGACCGCAGAAACGTATCTACTCATTGTCCATTGAAAGACATACCTTCCAAAGAGTCCAG tttCTCTATGGGGAATACCATGGTTATGGAAGTAACTCCAAGAAAGAGTCCCATATGCTTTTTTTACACCACAATGTAG CAATTGGGTTGTATCACATTCCCATGGCCAGATCTGGAGATAGAGGAATG tttatAAATGGTCAGCCAAGAGTTCAGCAAGTGACAGACAAATTCTTTTGGGCTCAGTGGGACAGCCAATATCAACGCCTTTACTTAGTTTACCCAGAGTATAAG aacAAGCATGGTTTATATGTTGAACTTGATCGGGAAGATGTCACACCTGACCTCATCTTTACATCATATCAGTTTAATGAGAGAAGATCTCATTTCAGAGTG CTTAACTTCCCACTTCCTTTTCCTGATGTGGATCTTTTCTCTAAGACGAG TCATCCAGAGTATATTGATGTTGCTCTTGCTCAGACTGTCTCAG AGAAACATCTGAATATGCAAGTGGTTTTTTTACCTAGCAAAG GTTCTTTTTATATTTGCCTTCAACACCCAGTATCTGGAGAAACAACTGAATCACAG AGCTCTTCGGGACCATCAGCAGAAGGGCATCCCAGTCAGTTGGAGTATTCTGTCTATGTTCTGCATCATG GTTGTTTGATGCACTGCGTGTTACCTACTGTGACCCTGCCAACCACTGATCTACAAAATTATCGCCTGTTCTTCTCTTCTCTCA ATGACTATTTAATGGTGTTTCTTCCTGGTCGCTTCATGCACTTGTTGAACTGTAGTCCAGAACGAGAACCTTGCCATCACATCATCTTACAAG GTGATGCTGTCCCAAAGCTTTCTTCCACGGACGTTTCCTCGGATGAGCCGCGGTTGCTATTGTAtctaaataaagaaatttctaCTTCTTTACAAACAG ggCCTTACATTTTTGACAGCATGTCTGGCAATGCATACAAGTACAATTTTGATAAGGCAGCTCTTGCAGACCTTTTCGCTAG GACCCATATGCCAAGTACACGTTTGGCCATACTTCATCTGGCTGTTATTCACTTAAGAGATTCTAACTTAATAAAAAAG ATTTTTGAGCACCTAAGCCACGACCCTGCAAGTCCAGAATGTTTAGACCTTCTGCGAGAATATCTTGTGG GTTCAACGTATGGAACTTTTAGAAGAGAACTGGAAAGAGAAGTTATCACCTTAATTCCGTTCACTTGTGTTGACACCTACAGAGGCCATTTGGAAAAG GATATCAACAGAAAAAGAATTGCCCAAATTTCCTGCTCGTTTGTAAAAGATAACAACATTGAATTTCAGGGTGTAAAG GGAAAAATGAAACAAGGGGATTTTTGGACAGCTCTACTTCAAAATACAAAGCGACTGCCTCCACG GTTTCAATTAAAAGTCCCGAATGCTGATTTGTTTGAGCAGGAGTCTGATAGTGACGAGGAG ACGGAGGATGCACCACCGGAGACCAGTCTTGTGCAGTCGCTCTACAGAAGACTTTCTGTTTCCAA GCGGCTTTCTCGTGCGGGAAGTAGTGAGTCTCTTTCCTCTCATGGAAGCAACA AAAATAGAGATTCCTTCGATACCACAGAACAACGCAGATCAGTTTTTGAgatcaaaaaacaaaatttg ACTATAGATCGTCTGGCATCTCATTTACAAAACCATTTACCAAGGGAAGctaaagttaaaatacaaaatatcgCTATTGAATATGTCAAGTGCCAG GCTCGCCAATCGGAGCAGCTGCTTCGTTTGTTTAACCAAGCTTTGGAGTTCACTGATAACCCGTTTACTTTGCCTCT ATCTATGCGGGGAACAATGCGTGAAGTGGTTTATTTTCAGTTGGTAGAGAGATATTGCACAGCGGTCTCTGTGCTCAATTTTCCTTTTAGTACTG GGTTTCGTTCAAGTATGACCTGTCTTGGATTTAGATGCTTGGATCGAAG AATGTTTTTGCAGTACGTGGATAATGGCGTGTTACATTTGacgaggaaatttatttctcgTCTTGTTGAAG AGTTTGATGGTGAAAGGGAGGAAGAAGACTTTGTCTTTCAAATCATTTGTCGCCTGAAACAC GATGCCGCCAAAGATGCCTTACTGCATTGGGAACACCCATTCAAAGCCAG GTATCTTTCCCAGCGGATTGTGGAAGACTTGTTGATGACAGACAGTCCTGGAG GTGCGCGTGAGAATTTGGATTACTCGTACAGTGGCGCAAGAGACGCCACTTCTAATGGGAGACCAGCAAGTTTGTCGA TTTCTTCAGACGGTGATTCCGATGTATTTCGTCCACTTGCCACTCTGATGTCAGCCCTAAAGAAAGGTG CAGCGCAGATTGACAAGCAATCGGTTGTCTCAAATGAAGATCTCGACTACATTGAGATGCGTGCTTTGTTGGAAACACAGAGAGAAACTGTTGGTAGCTTGGGAACAATTCCATTCTAA
- the LOC140948888 gene encoding uncharacterized protein, producing MPVKLEELKEVSHTAQEAKLDRELLRFEDMLELFLADKDMFLEDLYRRLKQVTSLWRSWRVQRLRDVPVTHLVSTKQVENLIDWEKNLPGKKTAAKLKVGRKRPDDMLVRFLQSCKESRQLYRQFFFTIYTPLHQLFADERAASIEKELERILKQWSSLLVPGPINHRMLSAESSEAVYNMKITSKPRDTRFNLILRLVPDFAVKGYKVLFLARQWRNMLGSSGYWRELKFIHSKKQWASRPERFYSSVCSSTFNKLEKELTCFGEGEMTESNGRVMRIGDRTASRDNEVLGTNMKFHALRETDERFPCLASFNLDMNKKRREFSRMDLKRKQVKVPEVKTEILDRKLRSRYTAEKTVEDSLFHTLAVSRTKCWGSRNEISNEKQQNNLADH from the exons ATGCCAGTAAAG ttagAGGAACTCAAGGAAGTGTCCCATACTGCACAGGAAGCGAAGCTAGACAGAGAGCTACTTCGTTTTGAGGATATGCTCGAGTTGTTTCTTGCCGATAAAGACATGTTTTTGGAGGATCTCTACAGGCGGCTTAAACAAGTTACTTCCCTGTGGAGATCGTGGAGGGTTCAAAGATTGCGTGACGTGCCAGTAACCCACCTTGTGTCCACAAAACAG GTAGAAAACCTTATTGACTGGGAAAAAAATCTTCCAGGGAAAAAGACGGCGGCGAAGTTGAAAGTTGGCAGGAAAAGACCAGATGACATGTTGGTTAGATTTCTACAATCCTGCAAAGAGTCCCGCCAGCTCTatagacaattttttttcacgataTACACACCTCTTCACCAACTTTTCGCTGACGAAAGAGCCGCGTCAATAGAAAAGGAACTGGAACGAATCCTTAAACAGTGGAGCTCTCTCCTCGTACCAGGCCCCATTAATCACAGAATGCTGAGCGCAGAGAGCTCCGAAGCAGTTTACAATATGAAGATCACAAGCAAACCACGTGACACGCGATTTAACCTCATTTTGAGACTAGTGCCAGACTTTGCCGTGAAAGGTTATAAAGTTCTCTTTCTTGCACGTCAGTGGAGAAATATGTTGGGTTCATCTGGTTACTGGAGGGAGTTGAAATTCATCCACAGCAAGAAGCAGTGGGCCTCAAGGCCTGAACGCTTCTACTCAAGTGTTTGTAGCAGTACATTTAATAAGTTAGAAAAGGAGTTGACCTGTTTTGGAGAGGGCGAGATGACGGAGTCAAATGGTCGTGTAATGAGAATAGGCGACCGAACAGCATCACGTGACAATGAAGTGCTTGGAACGAATATGAAATTTCATGCGCTAAGAGAAACCGATGAGAGATTCCCCTGCTTGGCCTCATTTAATTTAGACATGAACAAGAAACGAAGAGAATTTTCAAGGATGGATCTTAAGCGAAAACAGGTCAAAGTACCGGAAGTCAAAACAGAAATTCTCGATAGGAAACTAAGATCACGTTACACGGCCGAGAAAACCGTAGAGGACTCGTTGTTCCATACTTTAGCTGTTTCGAGGACGAAATGCTGGGGTTCAAGAAATGAGATTTCAAAcgaaaagcaacaaaataacTTGGCTGATCATTAA